The Bacillus sp. NEB1478 genome contains the following window.
ATAGCAGCTGCTTTTTGACTTTGTGTATAAGCATAATGGTTTTGAATAAGCAGCTTAAGAGATTCTGATTCGTCCAGATCATTCAATCTCTCAAATTCAATGCCTTCCTTATTGCAAAGTCTTTTAAATAAGAGAGGTTGATGTGTGTAAACATAAGCGATTCCTCCGCTCATCCCTGCAGCAAAGTTCTTACCTGTATCTCCTAATACAACAACACGGCCGCCTGTCATATATTCACAGCCATGATCTCCGATTCCTTCGACGACAATATCAGCACCGCTGTTTCTAACTGCAAATCTTTCACCGGCAAGTCCGTTAATATATGCTTCACCGCTCGTTGCACCATAGAAAGCAACATTGCCGATGATCACATTGTCATCTGCTAAATAATCACTTGTTTTTGGTGGAGCAACGATCATCTTCCCGCCTGAAAGTCCTTTACCGAAATAGTCATTGCTATCTCCGTTTAAATATAAGCTCATACCGCGTGGTACAAATGCACCGAAGCTTTGACCAGCTGAACCGTTAAATGTAAGAGTAACTGTATCTTCTGGCAGTCCCTCTTCACCATATCGTTTCGTGATTTCACTACCAGCAATCGTTCCTGCAACACGGTTTGTATTTTTAATAGGAAGATTCAATGACACAGGCTTTTTCTCTTCTAATGCCGTACTTAAAATTGGTAGGATCTCTTTAATATCTAAAGATTGTTCGATTTTGTGATCTTGTTTCGTCTGGCATGTTCTAACACCCTGAGCTTGATAAAGCAGCTTAGTTAGATCCAAGTGTTTCGCCTTCCAATGGTTCTTTGCACGTTCGCCAACCGTTAACACATCAGTACGGCCTACCATTTCTTCGACTGTTCTAAAGCCAAGTAATGCCATGATTTCACGAATTTCTTCGGCTACAAATTTCATATAATTCACAACGTGATCAGGGTCACCCATAAACTTCTTTCTCAACTCAGGGTTTTGAGTGGCAACACCTACCGGACAAGTATCTAAATGACATGCACGCATCATTACACAGCCTAATACAACAAGCGGGGCAGTTGCGAATCCGTATTCTTCAGCACCTAAGAGGGCTGCAAGAACTACGTCTTTACCAGTCATTAGTTTTCCATCAGTTTCCAGCGTTACACGTTCTCTAAGACCATTTAGCATCAGTGTTTGATGTGTTTCAGCAAGACCCAGCTCCCACGGAAGCCCAGTATGCTTAATACTTGTTTTTGGAGATGCACCAGTTCCTCCATCATAGCCGCTGATTACAATAACATCTGCTGCACCTTTTGCCACACCAGCTGCAATTGTACCAACACCTGATTTTGAAACGAGTTTTACACTGATTCTTGCTTCACGGTTAGCGTTTTTAAGATCGTGTATAAGTTGAGCGATATCTTCAATTGAATAAATATCATGATGCGGAGGAGGCGAAATAAGTCCTACTCCCGGAGTCGAACCTCGAACATCTGCAACCCATGGATACACCTTATTTCCAGGGAGCTGTCCGCCTTCACCAGGTTTCGCACCTTGAGCCATCTTAATCTGAAGTTCATCTGCGTTCACAAGATAATGACTCTTAACACCGAATCTTCCAGACGCAACTTGTTTAATAGCGCTTCGTCGATTATTGCCTTTCTCGTCAGGAATAAATCGATTAGGATCTTCTCCACCTTCACCGCTGTTGCTTTTTCCGCCTAATCGGTTCATTGCAATTGCAAGTGACTCGTGAGCTTCTTGGCTTAATGATCCGAATGACATAGCCCCTGTCTTAAATCGTTTAACGATCTCTTCAACAGGTTCGACTTCCTCAAGTGGTATGCTTTTCACATCAGATTTGAACGAAAACAAATTTCTTAAAAACGTCGTACGTTCATCGTCAGCAAGTTTTGAAAATGTTTTAAATAGAGAATAATCATTTTTTCGGCAAGCCCACTGTAAAGTGTGTATTGTTTTTGGATTAAATGCATGATGCTCTCCAGTGCTTCTCCATTGAAAATCACTTCCTGATTCAAGTGTATCTTCAATTGTCTCTACAAAGCCTTGCTGATGTCTTAATTGTGCTTCTTTCTCAATTTCTTTAAGTGTAATTCCATTAATTTGAGAAGCGGTAGCTGGAAAATATCGATCGATAACTTCTTTGCCGATTCCGACTGCCTCAAAGATTTGAGCTCCACGGTAACTTTGGACCGTTGAAATTCCCATCTTAGACATCACTTTTACAATGCCGTCTGTAACACCTTTTTTATACTTGCTTATCGTTTCTTGAAGAGAAAGATTAATGTGGCCATCTTTAATTGCCTCTTCGTAAGTTTTGTAAGTTAAATAAGGATGAATAGCGTCAGCGCCATATCCAATTAAAGCCGCAAAGTGGTGAACTTCTCGTACTTCGCCTGATTCAACTATTAAGCTTACTTTTGTTCGCAAACCTTGTTGAACAAGGAAATGGTGCAGTGAACTTACTGCTAGTAAAACAGGAATTGGCGAGTTTGATTGGGTCATTTCACGATCAGATAAAATGAGTAATGAAGCTCCATCAAAAATTGCTTTTTCTGCTTCTTGATGAAAGGAAATAATCGTATTATCTAAATCTTCTGAAAAAAGAGTGTGTAAGATAGCTGTTTTAAAATCAGAAATATCGTTCTTTTTTATTTGATCGAATTCATTTGTTGTTAATACTGGTGAGTCCAATTGTATTCTGCGTGCGTTCTGTGGACCAGGGTGAAGCAGATTTCCCTCTGCACCTAATAATGTCATTGTTGAAGTAACAATTTTTTCCCGGATAGCATCAATCGGCGGATTTGTTACTTGAGCAAATAATTGTTTGAAATAGTTAAAAAGCGATTGTGGTCTGTCGGATAAAACGGCTAACGGTGTATCGTTCCCCATTGAACCAATCGGGTCTTTACCTTCTGTAATTACCGGAAGCAAATATTTATGAATATCTTCATACGTATATCCGAAGGCTTTTTGTCTTTTTCGGATCTCATCCAGGTGAATAGTTGACTCTTCTGCTTCATCATCTAAGTGGAGAAGCCCGTTTGTAAGCCAAGCGTCATAAGGATGTTCACCTGCCATTTCCGTTTTAATCTCATTGTCAGTAATGATGCGTCCTTCTTCTAAATCAATAAGGAGCATACGACCTGGACTCAAACGTTCTTTGTAAAGTACGTTTTCCTCAGCAACGTCTATTACACCTACTTCTGATGAAAAGATAATATAATCATCTTTCGTTACATAATATCTCGCAGGACGCAATCCGTTTCGATCCAAAATCGCCCCGATTTGTTTTCCGTTTGTAAATGATATAGCTGTCGGTCCATCCCATGGCTCCATTAAGCAGCTATGGAATTCGTAAAAAGCACGCCTATCTTGTTCTAAATGCGGGTTTTCACTCCATGGTTCAGGAATCATCATCATAGCTGTATGTGAAGGCTTTCTGCCCGCAAGTACTAGAAACTCAAATGCCTGGTCTAAAATGGACGAGTCACTTCCGTCAGCATCTAAGATTGGCAGCAGCTTGTCGATATCATCTCCAAATGCTTCAGAAACAAATTGTTTTTCACGTGCTTTCATCCAATTCATATTTCCTTGAAGGGTGTTAATCTCACCATTATGGATGAGATAACGGTTTGGATGTGCGCGTTCCCAAGTCGGGAACGTGTTTGTGCTAAAACGGGAATGCACTAAAGCGAATGGGGACACAAAATCCTCATCTTGCAAGTCCAGATAAAATGCATCTACTTGTTCTGGCGTAAGGAGCCCTTTATAGACAATGGTTTGAGAAGATAGACTTGCAAAATAAGTTTGAAGTCCATTCTTTCGCGCCCAATGTTCTGCTTGTTTACGGATAACGAACAATTTACGTTCAAAAACAAGTTCGTCTGTAATAGAGTCATTACATGCTATGAAAACTTGTTTGACAACTGGACAGGTTTTTTGAGCTTTTTCACCGATCGATTCTGTTGCAACGGGAACGGTTCTCCATTCAATTAATGTCTGTCCTTCTTGTTGAATAAAATAATTAATTTGCTTTTCGAGTGTTTGTTGTGCCTCTTTGTCTTTTGGAAAGAAGATCATGCCCACTCCATAACGTCCTTTTGCAGGAAGTTGTTTTTTTAATACTTTATTAAAAAAACGGTGGGGTAATTTTGTCATTAAGCCAGCACCATCACCTGTTAATGGATCACTTCCTTGTCCTCCGCGGTGATCTAGCTGGCATAGCATATGAAGTCCTTGTTTTACTATTTGATGGGTAGCATGCCCTTTTAGATGAGCGTATAGACCAATACCACAAGCATCATGTTCGAATTGTGGCTGGTATAGTCCCTGTGGCTTTGGTAAATGACTGAATGTCATCGGTTACTCCCCCTTCACGTTTTAAACTTAATGTTCAAAACTTTCTTTCATTTAGTTTAGGTTTTATAATTAATCTAAACAATATATAATTTAGATTAAAATAATCTCGAATTGAGAATGATTAATAAAAGTAAAGGTGTTGACGATGAAATGGAGATTCGACAATTACAATATTTTATCGAAGTAGCAGAACGTGAACATGTATCTGAAGCAGCACTTGCCCTTCATGTCGCTCAATCAGCTGTAAGCCGACAAATTGCGAATTTAGAAACAGAGTTGGGTGTAGACCTTTTTGAACGAGAAGGGAGAAACATCAAGCTCTCTCCTGTAGGAAAATTATTCTTACAACATGCAAAATCCGCTATTAAAGCGATAGACCATGCAAAAAAGCAGATTGAAGAATACTTAGACCCTGAAAGAGGTACAATTAAAATCGGCTTTCCAACTAGCCTTGCAGGTCAACTGCTTCCAACTGTTGTTTCAGCCTTTAAAAGAGAGCATCCCCATATTGCTTTCCATTTAAGACAAGGTTCTTATCATTTTTTAACAGAAAGCGTTAAGAATGGTGATATTGATCTTGCGTTTCTTGGTCCAGTACCCAAAAATGACCCTGACTTAGAGGGGAATATTTTATTTACAGAAAAAATTTCAGCATTGTTACCCGATCAGCACCCATTATCAGATAAAAAAAGATTATTATTGAACGATTTAAGAAATGATGATTTTGTCCTGTTCCCCGAAGGATATATCTTACGAGAAGTAGTAGTGAATGCATGTAAGGAATCAGGCTTTTTACCTAAGATCGCTTGTGAAGGAGAGGATTTAGATGCGATCAAAGGGCTAGTTACTGCAGGTATGGGTGTAACACTTTTACCCGATAGTTCCATAAGTGAAACTAAACCGCGTTTTACCGTCAAAGTCCCTATTGAAATTCCGGATGTTAGAAGGACGGTTGGATTGATAACTCCCAGGGGGCGTGAATTAGCACCTGCTGAACAAGTTTTTTTTGAATTCGTAATTCACTTCTTTTCAGTGCTAGAACAATACAAATAAATTTATGAAGCAATGAGCACTGTTAAAATGATGGTGTTGAAAATCCTTGGAATTTAAACAACGGTGTTTAATAGAGACGAGTATTAAAAAAAGCTAACTTCTAAAGCCGAATTCGGCCTTAGAAGTTAGCTTAATTTTTTTAAGTTATTCAAGTGTCTTGTTTTTCGTTTGATTCACGCGCTGTTCCTGTGTATCTTGATTGGTTTTTTCATAATCCTCTGTGTCCTGCCCCATACCTTTTAAAAATTGAAGCAGCAAAGTGATCGATTTATTGATTTCTGGATCTTTCAGGGACCGTACTATGTCTAAATAACCTGTTTTTTCCTCAGTATCTTTATGTTCTGCAATGCGGGCAATACCGGAATTGAATTTTAATAAAAACGGCTCTAATTGTTTTACATTGATCATGCCTAATGAACCTGATAACAATAGGAGGTTTTTAAGCGTATTTGTGTTTTCTGGTTTATCCATTGCTTTAATGGCAATTTCCAACACTTTGTCACCCTGACCAAATAACCCGTTAAGCAATGAAAGGATTCCTTTATCTTGCATGTGGTTCATGATTTCAAGGGTTTGCAAAATTGCGTCTTTATTTTTTATTAAAGCATTTTCTACTTCTAGCAAATCATTTTTTCGCTTTTGTTCCTCTGTCACAGGTATTTTATGAACGTTCTTAATCGCTTTAGCCATGTTGGTTTCGCTCCTTCTTCACAACATCTCCAGGGAAGATATAGTCTTTGCGAGCCCATTTTTTATCCACTTCTACCCCAATTTGCGGTTGCGGATTCCCATATCTGAAGTTTATTTTTGGAAGAGGGTTAACCCCTTCTACCTGCAGGATTTCAAGCTTCGCGCTCGTTTCCTTATATGCAGGTGTATCCGTATCTTTATCAGAGTGGCTACTTGTCAGTAAATTAATCGAAGCTTCTCCGCTGTCGTTCATTGGCAGGTAAACTTCTTTCCCTTTAACTCTGTCAGTTATCAAACAGTGAACTTTTACACTTCCATAAGGAGAAGATAAGCGTACGAGCGTTCCATCTTTAATTCCCCTCTCATCAGCGAGAACTCTCGAAATCTCCAGAAAGGTATTTGGTGTCTTAGATGTAATTCCCTCAGACTTATAGGTCATATTTCCTTCATGAAAGTGTTCTAACAGCCTTCCATTGTTCACATGGATATCGTACTCTTCACCAAATTCCTTCGGCTCAGTCCAATCGACTGGAAATAATTTCGCTTTTCGATCGTCAAATGGAAATCCTTTTGTGAAGAGAACGGGTGTATCCGTTCCATCTGGAGCCACTGGCCATTGAAGACTGTTATATCCTTCTAATCTTTCATAAGAAACACCGGCGAATAATGGTGCTAATTGTGCAGCTTCAGCCATTATGTCACTTGGATGTGTGTAATTCCATCCAGCACCCAAACGGTTCGCTATTTCTTGAATGATTTTCCAGTCAGGTTTTGAATCGCCAAGAGGTTCAAGTACCTGATACAGCCTTTGGATTCGTCGTTCAGTGTTCGTAAATGTCCCTTCTTTTTCAAGACTTGGACTTGCAGGCAGCACCACATCGGCAAATTCAGCTGTTCTCGTTAAAAACAAATCTTGTACAACAAAAAAATCTAGTTTTTCGTATGCAGCATGGACGTGGTTAATGTTCGAATCTACAATCCCCATGTCTTCTCCTTTTAAATACATGGCTTTCACATTTCCATCCATAATTCCTTGAACCATTTCATGATTGTTTAGACCCGGTTCCTCAGGAATTTTTACACCCCATGCTTGTTCGTATTTTGCTCTTACTTTTTCATCTGCTACTTTTTCATAAGAAGGCAAACGGTCAGGCATGCTTCCAAAATCACTTGCGCCTTGAACGTTATTATGACCTCGAAGCGGATAAGAACCAACGCCTGGACGACCATAGTTCCCTGTTACAAGCAATAGATTTGAAATTGCCGTGCTTGTATCACTGCCGCCCATATGCTGTGTGACACCCATAGCCCAAAGAATACATACACTTTTTGATTTAGAAATTGTTTCAGCAATATGAATCATAGATTCTTGAGAAAGACCAGTTGTCGCTTCTGCATACTCAAGCGTGAATTTTTCAAGATTTTGTGTGAATTCTTTTAAACCATTTACATGTTTACTTAAAAATTCATGGTCTGCCCATCCTTTATCCAGGATATATTTTGTAACTGCAGACAGCCATACCAAATCAGAACCTGCCCGGGGCTGTATAAAGAGATCTGCACGATCTGCCATTTCATGCTTGCGCAGGTCTGCTACGATTAGCTTTTGATTGTGCAATTTGTGAGAGCGTTTAATTCGTGTTGCCAAAACCGGATGAGATTCAGAAGTGTTAGAACCTATGACAATAATAAGTTCTGACTTCTCGATATCCTTAATGGATCCTGAATCTCCACCGTGCCCAACGGTTCTAAACAGCCCCATAGTGGCTGGTGTTTGACAATAACGAGAGCAGTTATCAATATTATTTGTACCAATAACAGCTCGAGCTAACTTTTGCATCAAATAGGATTCTTCATTCGTACATTTTGATGAACTGATAAATGTTAAAGCTTGTGATCCATATTGAGTTTTTATTTCGGTAAACTTAGCAGCGATCAGATTTAAGGCTTCATCCCAAGAAGCTTCCCTAAATGAATTTCCTTCACGTATTAATGGTTTTGTTAATCGTTCTTCACTATTAACATAATCCCAACCAAATTTTCCTTTTATACATGTGGAAATTCCATTAGCAGGTGCATCAATTGTGGGTTCAATTTTTAATATTTTTCTTTCCTTTGTCCATACGTCAAAACTGCATCCTACCCCACAAAATGTGCATACAGTTTTCGTCTTTTTAATGCGTTGTTCACGCATCGCTGATTCCATATCCGAAATTGCCAAGATTGATCCGTATCCTGTCTCTACACCCTTTGTAATTTCAATCATTGGACGCAGTGTTTCTCTGTTGATTCCAGTCATATATCCTGCTTCGCCCTCCATACCTTTTTCCATCATGGCATTACAAGGACAAACAGTAGAACAGTGTCCGCATGAAACACAAGATGATTCATTGATAGGAACGTCTTTGTCCCAAATTACACGTGGCCTTTCTCGCTCCCAATCAATTGACAAGGTTTCAGTCACTTGAACATCCTGACAGGCTTCTACACAGCGACCGCACAATATACACTGATCAGGGTCATACCTGTAAAAGGGGTTTGAACGATCCACTTCATATGGTTTGTGATCAAACGGAATACTTTGATGATTAATTTTCATCTCTTTTACGGTGTTATGTACTTCGCAGGTGCCATTGTTATAATCGCAAACCGTACAATAGAGTTCATGGTTAAAAAGTATCCTGTCCATCCCAATCACTTGAGCTTCTATTACTTCATCTGAACAGGTATCAACTTCATCGCCTTCTTTTAACTTTGTTGAACATGCCCTAACAAATTCACCGTTTATTTTTACAATACATGTGTCGCAAGTTTCAATAGGTCCTAGACTTGGATGATAGCAAACGTGGGGTACCTGTGTTGCCGTATTAGATAGAAGATTTAAAATGGTTTGCTTATCTTTTGCTTTTACTTCTGAGCCATTAATTTTTACAAAATAAGGTTCTGACAATTCTTTCACCCTTTCAAACTGTTATAAATATACAAATAATTCAGTCATTAATTTTTCGTTCCCTTATCGTTTTCTCCCTAAACAATTCATCATAATCATGACAAAACAAAAAACGCTCGTAATGAGCGTTTATATTAATTATTCTAAATCTATTTCGATTAGATCATAAGATGTGACAATTCCTAGTGGTTTTTCATTTTCACTGCCATTTAATGTAATAATGATCGCTTCGAGTTTTTTGCCATCTTTATGGAAGTTTTCGAAAATTTCTTCTGCTTTAAAAATACTGGATGTTTTAGATATAAAAGCAACTAGCTGCTTTTCTTCTCTGTTGGCGATATCAGAAATTTTTGCGTTATTTAAATCAATAACTTGATCGGCAAGACGGTCAGTAAGCCAATTTAAAATGTATGTAGCTGTTAATAACCATAGATATTCTCCTTTTTCATTGTAAACTGGAAACCGCGAATATGAGGTTTCGCGAATACAGCTCAGTACATCTGCTAGACAGTCATTTTCTTTAAAATGATGAACATTTTTGGTTGCAATATTAAGTGCGATCTCAGGTTTCATAAAATAACCTGCAACTTTCTCTATTCTTTCTACGATATCTAAATGTGGCTCAGCGATGTAAAAATCATGATCTACTTTTTCATGTACAATTGCATTTCTGAGTTTGGCGAATTGACAAAGCTCATTATAGAACGAACGAATGAGGGAATGTTTTTTCATACCATTTTCTACCAATTGCTTAAATCTATCATCACAAGTATCTTTGACTTTTTCAATTAAACATTTATGAATTTGATTGAATGCAATTTCAAACCTGTCGGATAAAGAATTTTCACTTTTTGTCTTCATCTTGGCTACAACCATTTTTCTATCTCTCCTTATTATTTGAGCTACCCTCTTACTACCCTTAAATAATAAGAACATAAACGTAAATAAAAAAACCTGCTCTAATACGAACAGGTTTTACATTCTAGTTCTTTATAAAATTATAGCAAACAAAGGATTCCGTTTTCTGAAAACCCTCTTGTTCGTAGAGTTTAGCAGCTTGATCATTATCGGCATTTACACACAAAAATCCTTTTTCTAAGCCTTTTTCTTTCCCATAAGCCAAACAAGTTCTTAACAGTTGACGGCCAAGACCTTTACCTTGGTACTTTGGAATTATCGCTAAAGTATTTACAGTAGCATAATGACTTCCGTTGAAAAAATCTTTACCTGTTCGAACGACGCCGATTGGTTCACATTTGTGATAAAGAAGAAATATCCCATCTTCTAAGTAATCATCCCAATTTTGCATTTGTGCAGCTGTTTTAGGTGACATTGGAGTGAAACCGATAAGCTGTTTAAATCCTTCATTCCTCACTTTGCAAAAAATAGATTCATCTCTTCCGAATCTAAAGGTTTTTAAGGAATAATCTTCAGGAAAGATTGGAGGCAATAAAGTTAAATCGTCTCTTTCTAAGACAAATACATACCTTTCGATTTCAAAGCCGATAATTTTATAAGATTCATGTAATTTAATATGTTCTTCTTTTACAAATGCATAAATATAATCGCCAGCTTGAAGGTTGTTCATTATTTTATCTAATAAATGCTGATATATTTTTTGTTCGGATTTTTCACAAAAAAAGATGCGGAATCGAGCTTTTTTAGTAATTATATAGTCATGATCCAGAATTAATGAAACCGCACCAATAATCAGATTATCAGAATCCCTGATCACATATGCTGCTTCTTTCTCTGGACAGAACAACTCGAGTTCCTTGTCACTGAGATAAGAATCATCTAAATGGTTACGATGTTTTTTACAAAACAAAAGAAAATCCTTTTTGGTTGAGTCTGTTATCAGTTCGGTTTTCATGTACATTCCCCCAGTTAATTAACAAATCAGCAGCATATTTTATAATCAAATTGAGATCATTATCATTTTATAGAAGCCTCCTTGTTAATAACCTAAAGTTATTATAATGAATATTTTGAAAAAACAACACAAAAAAAGATGTGTTATTCATCACATCTTCTTTCTTTAATAACCTTTCCATTCAATTTTTCCACATTTATTATCTAAGTCTAATTCAATATCGAAATCGTGTTTTTCATAAAAATGAACGAGTCTATCTACATGATCCCAGTCCCGCTTTGCAATATCACCTTTAATGACTGGAACGTTATTATCTGCAGCAGTTTCTTTCAAGTATTGCATACAAATGGAACCATATCCTTTGTTTGATGGACCTTTAATATCTCCTATGTGAAGAGTGCGGTCATCTTTATAAATAGCATCAATTGAAAAATCCCATCCATCATATCTTGATTCACAGTCGTTCAGCATGATTTTGCATTGATCTAATTCTTCTGTTTTATAAACGATGACAAGATTATCTTCTTTTGTTTGGTCTACGCCAATCACATCGAAGTCTTTTGCGATTTGTTTCATGTCATTTTGCATTCTCAATAATTGAAAATCAAGTTCATTCCGATCGAGTTTCTGATCATCTTCTTTTTCAAGACCAAGTAATAGCAACGATCCCATCCCCCTTAAAACAAATTACTGAATCACACAGTTTTCCATTTTACTAAAGGGAAATGAAGATATCAAATGAAACTTTTTACCAATTTTTATAATGTGATAATATGGAATGATGTTTGCCTTTCCGTTAAGTAATGCATTTTATCACCCTTAAAACAAACCGATTCTTCCAAGTAAATAGGGATATCTTGCTGCCATTCAGATATATACGTACGAATGTTAAACTCTAAAGCATAACAAGTATTATTTTGAATAGTTAATTCCCCTTTAACTGGGACTTCTTCTTGTTTATCGTATAAACCAATAATTGGTCCGGCAGCGTGACAATGGGATCCTATAGGATGAGAGTAAAGCATCGCCTTAATTCCTTTATCTTCAGCTTTTTTCATCACATTTTTGAATAATTGATTTCCGCTCATTCCTGTTTTGCAAGTTTCAAAAAATAAATCTTCAAAGTCATTCCCAATTTGCAGCGCTTTATTTAAGCCTTCTGGTATATCGGTTTCATTTGGTTGTAAAACATATGCTAATTGCTGCGTATCTGTACATAAACCTAAGTATTCTATACCAAAATCCAAGTGAACGATATCCCCAGGAAGAATAGTACCTGTTATACGGTCAGCTTCTGCGTGTTTTCTTTGAATATCAACTGTGGGATAAAAAGAAGTTTTTAAGCCAAGATCTAACACTTTCTGCCTAATCCAGCTCACAACATCGTTTGTAGTTGTAACATGTGGTTTGATTACTTCTTTTGAAAGAGTCATTTTTACAATAGATTGAGTGATATTCGCCAAATCTTTGTACTTATCGAGTTCTGATTCTGTTCTAAGCTGTAGCCAGTCGAGTGCAATCGATTCTGATGAGATTATTTTCTTTGCATGAACACGACCGATCGTATTTAAAAGTGTTTCATAAAAAGAATGACTTAAACCATCACAAAATGCATAATGAGAAGATTTATTGACGGCAATGTTATCGGGAGAATAGGAATCCATTATTTCACGCAGCGCTTCGAACGCGCTCTCTCCAGTTTTGATTGGAAAACATGTATAAAATGGTTCAAATTCTTTATTGGGATGAATAACAAAGCGGTTAATTTCTCCTTTCTTAT
Protein-coding sequences here:
- the gltB gene encoding glutamate synthase large subunit, translating into MTFSHLPKPQGLYQPQFEHDACGIGLYAHLKGHATHQIVKQGLHMLCQLDHRGGQGSDPLTGDGAGLMTKLPHRFFNKVLKKQLPAKGRYGVGMIFFPKDKEAQQTLEKQINYFIQQEGQTLIEWRTVPVATESIGEKAQKTCPVVKQVFIACNDSITDELVFERKLFVIRKQAEHWARKNGLQTYFASLSSQTIVYKGLLTPEQVDAFYLDLQDEDFVSPFALVHSRFSTNTFPTWERAHPNRYLIHNGEINTLQGNMNWMKAREKQFVSEAFGDDIDKLLPILDADGSDSSILDQAFEFLVLAGRKPSHTAMMMIPEPWSENPHLEQDRRAFYEFHSCLMEPWDGPTAISFTNGKQIGAILDRNGLRPARYYVTKDDYIIFSSEVGVIDVAEENVLYKERLSPGRMLLIDLEEGRIITDNEIKTEMAGEHPYDAWLTNGLLHLDDEAEESTIHLDEIRKRQKAFGYTYEDIHKYLLPVITEGKDPIGSMGNDTPLAVLSDRPQSLFNYFKQLFAQVTNPPIDAIREKIVTSTMTLLGAEGNLLHPGPQNARRIQLDSPVLTTNEFDQIKKNDISDFKTAILHTLFSEDLDNTIISFHQEAEKAIFDGASLLILSDREMTQSNSPIPVLLAVSSLHHFLVQQGLRTKVSLIVESGEVREVHHFAALIGYGADAIHPYLTYKTYEEAIKDGHINLSLQETISKYKKGVTDGIVKVMSKMGISTVQSYRGAQIFEAVGIGKEVIDRYFPATASQINGITLKEIEKEAQLRHQQGFVETIEDTLESGSDFQWRSTGEHHAFNPKTIHTLQWACRKNDYSLFKTFSKLADDERTTFLRNLFSFKSDVKSIPLEEVEPVEEIVKRFKTGAMSFGSLSQEAHESLAIAMNRLGGKSNSGEGGEDPNRFIPDEKGNNRRSAIKQVASGRFGVKSHYLVNADELQIKMAQGAKPGEGGQLPGNKVYPWVADVRGSTPGVGLISPPPHHDIYSIEDIAQLIHDLKNANREARISVKLVSKSGVGTIAAGVAKGAADVIVISGYDGGTGASPKTSIKHTGLPWELGLAETHQTLMLNGLRERVTLETDGKLMTGKDVVLAALLGAEEYGFATAPLVVLGCVMMRACHLDTCPVGVATQNPELRKKFMGDPDHVVNYMKFVAEEIREIMALLGFRTVEEMVGRTDVLTVGERAKNHWKAKHLDLTKLLYQAQGVRTCQTKQDHKIEQSLDIKEILPILSTALEEKKPVSLNLPIKNTNRVAGTIAGSEITKRYGEEGLPEDTVTLTFNGSAGQSFGAFVPRGMSLYLNGDSNDYFGKGLSGGKMIVAPPKTSDYLADDNVIIGNVAFYGATSGEAYINGLAGERFAVRNSGADIVVEGIGDHGCEYMTGGRVVVLGDTGKNFAAGMSGGIAYVYTHQPLLFKRLCNKEGIEFERLNDLDESESLKLLIQNHYAYTQSQKAAAILENWKTAQSHFIKVIPKDYKEMIKKIDDEKQAGLTEQEAVMNAFTAKSAAKKQSGIPGPTKLILK
- a CDS encoding DUF1641 domain-containing protein, encoding MAKAIKNVHKIPVTEEQKRKNDLLEVENALIKNKDAILQTLEIMNHMQDKGILSLLNGLFGQGDKVLEIAIKAMDKPENTNTLKNLLLLSGSLGMINVKQLEPFLLKFNSGIARIAEHKDTEEKTGYLDIVRSLKDPEINKSITLLLQFLKGMGQDTEDYEKTNQDTQEQRVNQTKNKTLE
- a CDS encoding LysR family transcriptional regulator; this translates as MEIRQLQYFIEVAEREHVSEAALALHVAQSAVSRQIANLETELGVDLFEREGRNIKLSPVGKLFLQHAKSAIKAIDHAKKQIEEYLDPERGTIKIGFPTSLAGQLLPTVVSAFKREHPHIAFHLRQGSYHFLTESVKNGDIDLAFLGPVPKNDPDLEGNILFTEKISALLPDQHPLSDKKRLLLNDLRNDDFVLFPEGYILREVVVNACKESGFLPKIACEGEDLDAIKGLVTAGMGVTLLPDSSISETKPRFTVKVPIEIPDVRRTVGLITPRGRELAPAEQVFFEFVIHFFSVLEQYK
- the fdhF gene encoding formate dehydrogenase subunit alpha; protein product: MSEPYFVKINGSEVKAKDKQTILNLLSNTATQVPHVCYHPSLGPIETCDTCIVKINGEFVRACSTKLKEGDEVDTCSDEVIEAQVIGMDRILFNHELYCTVCDYNNGTCEVHNTVKEMKINHQSIPFDHKPYEVDRSNPFYRYDPDQCILCGRCVEACQDVQVTETLSIDWERERPRVIWDKDVPINESSCVSCGHCSTVCPCNAMMEKGMEGEAGYMTGINRETLRPMIEITKGVETGYGSILAISDMESAMREQRIKKTKTVCTFCGVGCSFDVWTKERKILKIEPTIDAPANGISTCIKGKFGWDYVNSEERLTKPLIREGNSFREASWDEALNLIAAKFTEIKTQYGSQALTFISSSKCTNEESYLMQKLARAVIGTNNIDNCSRYCQTPATMGLFRTVGHGGDSGSIKDIEKSELIIVIGSNTSESHPVLATRIKRSHKLHNQKLIVADLRKHEMADRADLFIQPRAGSDLVWLSAVTKYILDKGWADHEFLSKHVNGLKEFTQNLEKFTLEYAEATTGLSQESMIHIAETISKSKSVCILWAMGVTQHMGGSDTSTAISNLLLVTGNYGRPGVGSYPLRGHNNVQGASDFGSMPDRLPSYEKVADEKVRAKYEQAWGVKIPEEPGLNNHEMVQGIMDGNVKAMYLKGEDMGIVDSNINHVHAAYEKLDFFVVQDLFLTRTAEFADVVLPASPSLEKEGTFTNTERRIQRLYQVLEPLGDSKPDWKIIQEIANRLGAGWNYTHPSDIMAEAAQLAPLFAGVSYERLEGYNSLQWPVAPDGTDTPVLFTKGFPFDDRKAKLFPVDWTEPKEFGEEYDIHVNNGRLLEHFHEGNMTYKSEGITSKTPNTFLEISRVLADERGIKDGTLVRLSSPYGSVKVHCLITDRVKGKEVYLPMNDSGEASINLLTSSHSDKDTDTPAYKETSAKLEILQVEGVNPLPKINFRYGNPQPQIGVEVDKKWARKDYIFPGDVVKKERNQHG